In the Flavobacterium pallidum genome, one interval contains:
- a CDS encoding PPK2 family polyphosphate kinase: MEKINANDFRVTGAVSLQNLPTTTDIGAGEDEVVKKLAKTRQKLSSMQDVMYAHKKYNVLVCFQGMDTSGKDSLIREVFREFNPRGVEVQSFKTPTSTELEHDYLWRHYIKLPEKGKFGVFNRSHYENVLISRVHPEYVLHENIPGIESVDDIPKDFWKKRLKEIRNFESHLVNNGTIVMKFFLHISKEEQRERLLRRLDEEKHNWKFSPDDLKERDCWEAYQEFYEEAINETSVKNAPWFIIPADDKDTARLITAKIIRQEMKKYKDITEPELSEEIQERIAFYRKKLNEVK; the protein is encoded by the coding sequence ATGGAAAAAATCAATGCCAACGATTTCAGGGTAACCGGTGCGGTATCGCTACAAAATTTGCCTACCACGACCGATATCGGGGCGGGCGAAGATGAAGTGGTGAAAAAACTTGCTAAAACCCGCCAGAAGTTAAGCAGCATGCAGGACGTGATGTATGCGCATAAGAAATACAATGTGCTTGTGTGTTTCCAGGGTATGGACACTTCAGGCAAAGACAGCCTGATCCGCGAGGTATTTCGGGAATTCAATCCGCGTGGCGTGGAAGTCCAAAGTTTCAAAACGCCCACTTCCACTGAATTGGAACACGATTACCTGTGGCGGCATTATATAAAATTACCGGAAAAAGGTAAATTCGGGGTGTTTAACCGTTCCCATTATGAAAACGTGCTGATTAGCCGGGTGCATCCGGAATATGTGCTCCATGAAAATATACCCGGAATCGAATCGGTGGATGATATCCCGAAAGATTTCTGGAAAAAACGGCTCAAGGAAATCCGGAATTTTGAATCACACCTTGTCAATAACGGCACTATCGTCATGAAATTTTTCCTTCACATCAGTAAGGAAGAACAACGCGAAAGATTGCTGCGTCGGCTGGATGAGGAAAAACACAATTGGAAATTCTCACCCGATGACCTGAAAGAGCGTGACTGCTGGGAAGCCTACCAGGAATTTTATGAAGAGGCGATTAACGAAACCTCGGTTAAAAATGCGCCCTGGTTCATCATTCCTGCTGATGATAAGGATACGGCACGACTGATCACGGCGAAAATCATCCGACAAGAAATGAAGAAATACAAAGACATCACCGAGCCTGAACTTAGCGAAGAAATCCAGGAGCGTATTGCTTTTTACAGAAAAAAATTAAATGAAGTGAAATAA
- a CDS encoding ABC-F family ATP-binding cassette domain-containing protein produces MITVNDISVQFGGTTLFSEVSFAINENDKIALMGKNGAGKSTLLKIIAGESKPSTGNISAPKEAVIAYLPQHLLTKDDNTVFEEASKAFSEVFSMKSEIDAINEQLTIRTDYESDAYMKLIERVSELSEKFYSIEEVNYEAEVEKVLKGLGFERQDFTRPTSEFSGGWRMRIELAKILLKKPDLILLDEPTNHMDIESIEWLEDFLINSAKAVIVISHDRAFVDNITNRTIEVTMGRIYDYKAKYSHYLELRKDRRVHQQKAYEEQQKMIAENMEFIERFKGTYSKTLQVQSRVKMLEKLDLVEVDEVDTSALRLKFPPSPRSGQYPVVVNELSKKYDDHVVFKDANLVIERGQKVAFVGKNGEGKSTMVKAIMKELTPDGGKVEIGHNAQIGYFAQNQASLLDGELTVFETIDRIAEGDIRTQIKNLLGAFMFGGDDVQKKVKVLSGGEKTRLAMIKLLLEPVNVLILDEPTNHLDMKTKDIIKDALKDFDGTLILVSHDRDFLDGLAEKVFEFGNKRVKEHFEDIKAFLANKKMESLKEIEK; encoded by the coding sequence ATGATTACGGTTAATGATATTTCAGTGCAATTTGGCGGCACAACGCTTTTTAGCGAAGTCTCTTTTGCAATCAATGAAAACGACAAAATTGCCCTTATGGGTAAAAACGGTGCTGGAAAATCAACATTGCTGAAGATTATTGCAGGGGAAAGTAAACCTTCTACAGGAAATATTTCAGCCCCAAAGGAGGCCGTAATCGCTTACCTTCCGCAGCATTTGCTGACTAAAGATGACAATACCGTTTTTGAGGAAGCTTCCAAAGCGTTCAGTGAAGTGTTCAGCATGAAGTCTGAAATCGATGCGATCAATGAACAACTTACCATCAGGACCGATTATGAAAGTGATGCGTATATGAAGCTGATCGAGCGGGTGTCAGAACTTAGCGAAAAATTTTATTCGATTGAGGAAGTCAATTATGAAGCCGAAGTGGAAAAGGTATTAAAAGGACTTGGTTTCGAAAGGCAGGATTTCACACGGCCTACTTCCGAATTTTCCGGGGGATGGCGCATGCGTATCGAACTCGCTAAAATCCTGCTGAAAAAGCCGGACCTGATCCTGCTTGATGAGCCTACCAACCACATGGATATTGAAAGTATCGAGTGGCTGGAGGATTTCCTGATCAATTCGGCAAAGGCGGTCATCGTGATTTCGCACGACCGTGCTTTCGTCGACAATATCACCAACCGTACCATAGAGGTGACCATGGGCCGTATTTACGATTATAAAGCGAAATACTCGCATTACCTTGAACTGCGAAAAGACCGCCGCGTGCACCAGCAGAAAGCTTACGAAGAACAACAAAAGATGATAGCAGAAAACATGGAATTCATTGAGCGTTTTAAAGGGACTTATTCCAAAACGCTGCAGGTACAATCGCGTGTGAAGATGCTTGAAAAACTGGATTTGGTCGAGGTGGATGAAGTAGACACTTCGGCATTGCGACTCAAATTCCCGCCCTCACCGCGCAGTGGACAATATCCAGTGGTTGTAAATGAACTTTCGAAAAAATACGACGACCATGTTGTTTTTAAAGATGCCAATCTTGTCATCGAAAGGGGGCAGAAAGTCGCTTTTGTTGGTAAAAACGGAGAAGGTAAATCGACTATGGTCAAAGCCATTATGAAAGAACTTACTCCTGATGGCGGAAAGGTTGAAATCGGCCATAATGCACAAATTGGTTATTTTGCACAGAACCAAGCATCGTTACTCGACGGAGAGCTGACCGTATTTGAAACTATAGACCGCATTGCCGAGGGCGATATCCGGACGCAGATCAAGAACCTCCTTGGTGCGTTTATGTTTGGCGGTGACGACGTGCAGAAGAAAGTAAAAGTGCTTTCAGGTGGTGAAAAAACACGACTTGCGATGATTAAATTGCTGCTTGAGCCCGTAAATGTACTGATCCTAGATGAGCCAACAAACCACCTTGATATGAAAACCAAAGACATCATTAAGGATGCATTGAAAGATTTCGACGGCACATTGATTCTCGTGTCGCACGACCGTGATTTCCTCGACGGACTGGCTGAAAAAGTGTTCGAATTCGGGAACAAACGCGTAAAGGAGCATTTTGAGGATATCAAGGCTTTCCTTGCGAATAAGAAAATGGAGAGCTTGAAGGAGATTGAGAAGTAG
- a CDS encoding DUF6929 family protein — translation MPQFTLRPAFEIPGISAASGIAYDYGLLYLISDNSQFLYVYDMESRQLDKIPLVENATENIPKSFKPDFESLMILGRNLYAFGSGSTENRNTLRIYNLESKAITAKDLTKTYEALRFSSGISTSEFNIEGTAKFDDDWLFFQRGNGAANQNGIFISQNIAGLNPKFIPLKLPEINGSEFSFTDAIVVDGLIFFLASAENTSSTYEDGDILGSLFGKINRHDFSIEETLIISHQHKFEGLTLYKQTETELSFLLCEDSDSEATHSTIYTLIIPKLPTAAAY, via the coding sequence ATGCCCCAATTCACACTACGGCCTGCATTTGAAATCCCCGGTATCAGCGCCGCATCGGGTATTGCATATGATTATGGCCTGCTCTACCTGATTTCAGACAACAGCCAGTTCCTTTATGTTTACGATATGGAATCAAGGCAACTTGATAAAATCCCGCTTGTTGAAAACGCCACCGAAAATATCCCGAAATCGTTCAAACCCGATTTTGAGTCTTTAATGATCCTCGGCAGGAATTTATACGCATTCGGTTCCGGTTCGACTGAAAACCGCAATACACTCCGCATTTACAACCTCGAATCAAAAGCCATCACAGCAAAAGACTTGACAAAAACGTACGAAGCGCTACGGTTTTCTTCAGGAATATCAACATCCGAATTCAATATTGAAGGCACCGCAAAATTTGATGATGATTGGTTGTTTTTCCAACGTGGTAATGGTGCGGCAAACCAAAACGGCATTTTTATTTCCCAAAATATTGCTGGTTTAAACCCTAAATTCATTCCACTAAAACTTCCTGAAATCAATGGCAGCGAATTTTCTTTCACTGATGCAATTGTTGTAGACGGACTTATTTTTTTTCTCGCTTCCGCAGAAAATACTTCCTCGACCTATGAAGACGGGGACATCCTGGGAAGCCTTTTCGGAAAGATAAACCGTCACGATTTCAGCATTGAAGAAACATTGATTATTTCGCACCAACATAAATTTGAAGGGTTAACGCTGTACAAACAAACAGAAACGGAACTGTCTTTCCTGCTCTGCGAAGACAGTGACTCCGAAGCGACGCATTCCACAATTTACACCCTAATCATCCCGAAACTGCCTACTGCCGCTGCCTACTGA